In Triticum aestivum cultivar Chinese Spring chromosome 5B, IWGSC CS RefSeq v2.1, whole genome shotgun sequence, the following proteins share a genomic window:
- the LOC543426 gene encoding U3 small nucleolar ribonucleoprotein protein MPP10 has translation MAMDLDETLAAEKGEVALQQLRRADPSVYLAPSADLAAAARAALKHFHSSLSVVSPVQPPPLPNLLAGPNFDAEQIWSQSELLSRPLLPHLHRQLRRLEHQPPAQPSAAPPPSKPAEAEEDPSDEEEDGEGDESEEEDAGGLEDTNDELESEEGEDEETEELGAKAGNGVEDRFLKMKDLEKFMEEGEEQEYGGGSKGGEKKKANVNLMEDDSDEEDVDEDDGGDDEDDDLDLEDFESDDEEGAGKSGGDLKYEDFFEESRKQQVKKRNGFTKKVHFKDELHEMEVDDIEKDDVNDGPALEDEQGLSTHEKGLLKMRNQIDLMEKASLEPSKWIMQGEVDASRRPKNSALEVDLDFEHNVRPAPVITEEVTASLEEMIKKRIAEGHFDDVEKPSTLPYKAPKQQKEMDENKSKKGLAEHYEDEFKEKTGIAPATLAISDELKNEANDLFKRICLKLDALSHFHFAPKPVIEDMSIQVNVPALAMEEVAPVAVSDAAMLAPEEVFEGKGDIKEDAELTQAERKRRRANKKRRYAESHKERPTKLRKENSVANI, from the exons ATGGCCATGGATTTGGACGAGACGCTTGCCGCGGAGAAGGGCGAGGTGGCGCTGCAGCAGCTGCGGCGCGCCGACCCGTCCGTCTACCTCGCCCCGtccgccgacctcgccgccgccgcccgggcggCTCTGAAGCACTTCCACTCCTCGCTCTCCGTTGTCTCCCCCGTGCAGCCGccgcccctccccaacctcctcgccGGCCCCAACTTCGACGCCGAGCAGATTTGGTCCCAGAGCGAGCTGCTCTcccgccccctcctcccccacctccaccgccagctccgccgcctcgagcACCAACCGCCTGCGCAGCCGTCGGCTGCTCCTCCGCCGTCCAAGCCCGCTGAAGCCGAGGAGGACCCGTCagacgaggaggaggatggagagggTGACGAatcggaggaggaggatgcgggTGGCCTGGAGGACACGAATGACGAGTTGGAATCGGAGGAGGGGGAGGATGAAGAAACGGAGGAGCTAGGGGCGAAGGCAGGGAACGGGGTGGAGGACAGGTTCCTGAAGATGAAGGACCTGGAAAAGTttatggaggagggggaggagcaggagtACGGTGGGGGTTCcaagggaggagagaagaaaaaggCAAATGTGAACTTGATGGAGGACGATAGTGATGAGGAGGATGTGGATGAAGATGATGggggtgatgatgaagatgacgatttGGAT TTGGAAGATTTTGAGTCTGATGATGAAGAGGGTGCAGGGAAATCCGGCGGAGATCTAAA GTATGAGGATTTTTTTGAGGAAAGCCGTAAGCAACAAGTCAAGAAGAGAAATGGTTTCACAAAGAAAGTCCACTTCAAGGATGAATTGCATGAAATGGAAGTGGATGACATTGAGAAGGATGATGTAAATGATGGTCCAGCATTAGAG GATGAACAAGGTCTTTCAACTCATGAAAAGGGGCTCTTGAAGATGCGTAACCAAATAGACCTAATGGAGAAAGCTAGTCTTGAACCCAGTAAATGGATCATGCAGGGAGAG GTTGATGCTTCCAGGAGGCCCAAAAATAGTGCCCTGGAAGTGGATCTTGATTTTGAGCATAATGTAAGACCTGCCCCAGTAATCACGGAGGAAGTCACAGCTTCTCTCGAGGAGATGATAAAGAAAAGAATTGCGGAG GGTCATTTTGATGATGTTGAGAAGCCTTCAACCTTGCCGTATAAAGCTCCAAAGCAGCAAAAGGAGATG GATGAAAACAAGAGCAAAAAGGGTCTTGCTGAACATTATGAG GATGAGTTTAAGGAAAAAACTGGCATTGCACCTGCCACACTTGCTATTTCAGATGAACTGAAGAATGAG GCAAATGATTTGTTTAAGAGGATATGCTTGAAGTTGGATGCGCTCTCTCATTTCCACTTTGCCCCAAAGCCG GTCATTGAGGATATGTCTATACAAGTTAATGTACCTGCTCTAGCAATGGAAGAG GTTGCACCTGTAGCTGTTTCAGATGCCGCAATGCTCGCTCCTGAAGAAGTTTTTGAAGGGAAAGGTGATATTAAAGAAGACGCGGAGCTTACACAAGCTGAGCGCAAAAGAAGGAGAGCCAACAAGAAGAGGAGATATGCAG AATCGCACAAGGAGAGGCCAACCAAGCTGCGGAAAGAAAACTCAGTTGCGAACATATAG